The following proteins are co-located in the Prionailurus viverrinus isolate Anna chromosome A1, UM_Priviv_1.0, whole genome shotgun sequence genome:
- the SPDL1 gene encoding protein Spindly isoform X2 — MEADIIADLRCKLKEVEEERLKAAQYGLQLVESQNELQNQLDKCRNEMMTMTENYEQEKYTLQREVELKSRMLESLSSECEAVKQQQKTHLEQLKEQLSRSHGQEVNELKTKLEKLKAELDEARLSEKQLKHKVDHQKELLSCKSEEMRIMSERVHESMSSEMLALQIELTEMESMKTTLKEEVNELQYRQEQLELLSTNLMRQVDRLKEEKEEREKEAVSYYNALEKARVANQDLQVQLDQALQQALDPSSKGNSLFAEVEDRRAAMERQFISMKVKYQSLKKQNAFNREQMQRMKLQIATLLQMKGSQTEFEQQERLLAMLEQKNGEIKHLLGEIRNLEKFKSLYESTESRQSVNSDTPEDNTYYTDLLQIKLDNLNKENESTKGELSIQRMKALFESQRALDIERKLFANERCLQLSQSENMKLRAKLDELKLKYEPEEKIEVPVAKKRREVLPVDITTPHSVCAKSAVEEEVCILPPQKEEAQSCPSNSENNNLQIEKTVSVNTPEVILSPHKSLPMDTQPRKEKKCVKLIGVSADSEVLSERSGNTPDSPRLAAESRLQTEVKERKETASKLEKETCKKSHPIVYVSSKSTPETQCPQQ, encoded by the exons atggaggcAGATATAATTGCAGATCTTCGATGCAAGCTCAAAGAGGTTGAAGAAGAGCGACTAAAAGCTGCACAATATGGTTTACAACTAGTAGAGAGCCAAAATGAGTTGCAGAATCAGTTGGATAAATGTCGTAATGAAATGATGACCATGACTGAG AATTATGAACAAGAGAAATATACTCTTCAGAGAGAAGTTGAGCTTAAGAGTCGAATGTTAGAAAGTTTGAGCTCTGAATGTGAAGCTGttaaacaacaacagaaaacacatCTGGAGCAATTAAAAGAACAACTAAGCAGAAGCCACGGACAGGAAGTGAATGAACTAAAAACTAAG ttaGAAAAACTAAAAGCAGAATTAGACGAAGCTAGGCTTAGTGAAAAGCAGCTGAAGCACAAAGTAGATCATCAGAAGGAACTCCTTTCATGTAAATCAGAGGAAATGAGAATAATGTCTGAGCGTGTACACGAAAGTATGTCTTCAGAGATGCTGGCTCTTCAAATTGAGCTGACTGAAATGGAAAGTATGAAG ACTACCCTCAAAGAAGAAGTGAATGAATTACAGTATAGACAAGAACAACTAGAACTTCTTAGTACTAATTTAATGCGCCAGGTAGACcgtcttaaagaagaaaaagaggagcgAGAGAAAGAAGCAGTTTCTTACTATAATGCCTTAGAG aaagCTCGTGTAGCAAATCAAGATCTTCAGGTGCAATTAGACCAGGCCCTCCAGCAAGCCTTGGACCCCAGTAGTAAAGGCAACTCTTTGTTTGCAGAG GTGGAAGATCGAAGGGCAGCAATGGAACGTCAGTTCATCAGTATGAAAGTCAAGTATCAGTCACTAAAGAAGCAAAATGCATTTAATAGAGAACAGATGCAGAGAATGAAG ttacaAATTGCGACATTGCTACAAATGAAAGGATCTCAAACTGAGTTTGAGCAACAGGAGCGGCTGCTTGCCATGCTGGAGCAGAAGAACGGTGAAATTAAACACCTCTTAGGTGAAATCAGAAACCTGGAGAAATTTAAG AGTTTATATGAAAGTACGGAATCTAGGCAGTCCGTCAACTCTGACACTCCAGAAGATAACACTTACTATACAGATTTACTTCAGATAAAGCTTGACAACTTAAA caaagaaaatgaaagcactaaagGTGAATTGTCCATACAGCGAATGAAAGCATTATTTGAGAGCCAACGGGCTTTGGATATTGAAAGAAAACTTTTTGCAAATGAAAGATGCCTCCAGCTCTCCCAAAGTGAAAATATGAAACTGAGAGCTAAATTAGATGAGTTAAAACTGAAGTATGAACCTGAAG AGAAAATTGAAGTGCCTGTGGCCAAAAAGAGGCGTGAGGTCCTGCCTGTGGATATAACCACCCCTCACAGTGTATGTGCCAAAAGTGCAGTAGAAGAAGAAGTTTGTATATTACCACCTCAGAAAGAGGAGGCACAGAGCTGTCCCAGCAATTCAGAAAATAACAACTTGCAGATAGAAAAGACAGTTTCTGTAAATACACCAGAAGTCATTCTGTCTCCTCATAAGAGTCTGCCCATGGATACTCagccaaggaaggaaaagaagtgtGTAAAACTTATAGGAGTTTCAGCAGACTCTGAAGTCTTAAGTGAAAGAAGTGGAAACACCCCGGATTCTCCCAG GTTAGCTGCTGAATCAAGGCTTCAAACAGAagttaaagaaaggaaagaaactgcaAGCAAATTGGAAAAGGAAACTTGTAAGAAATCACATCCTATTGTATACGTGTCCTCCAAATCAACTCCAGAGACCCAGTGCCCTCAGCAGTAA
- the SPDL1 gene encoding protein Spindly isoform X1, which yields MEADIIADLRCKLKEVEEERLKAAQYGLQLVESQNELQNQLDKCRNEMMTMTENYEQEKYTLQREVELKSRMLESLSSECEAVKQQQKTHLEQLKEQLSRSHGQEVNELKTKLEKLKAELDEARLSEKQLKHKVDHQKELLSCKSEEMRIMSERVHESMSSEMLALQIELTEMESMKTTLKEEVNELQYRQEQLELLSTNLMRQVDRLKEEKEEREKEAVSYYNALEKARVANQDLQVQLDQALQQALDPSSKGNSLFAEVEDRRAAMERQFISMKVKYQSLKKQNAFNREQMQRMKLQIATLLQMKGSQTEFEQQERLLAMLEQKNGEIKHLLGEIRNLEKFKSLYESTESRQSVNSDTPEDNTYYTDLLQIKLDNLNKENESTKGELSIQRMKALFESQRALDIERKLFANERCLQLSQSENMKLRAKLDELKLKYEPEEKIEVPVAKKRREVLPVDITTPHSVCAKSAVEEEVCILPPQKEEAQSCPSNSENNNLQIEKTVSVNTPEVILSPHKSLPMDTQPRKEKKCVKLIGVSADSEVLSERSGNTPDSPRSVSYFPQGNQQTSPSLLYRCMNCAICFFIYFLSIACSIIPQFHLPTFNFFKTLRKTKMITKGKDS from the exons atggaggcAGATATAATTGCAGATCTTCGATGCAAGCTCAAAGAGGTTGAAGAAGAGCGACTAAAAGCTGCACAATATGGTTTACAACTAGTAGAGAGCCAAAATGAGTTGCAGAATCAGTTGGATAAATGTCGTAATGAAATGATGACCATGACTGAG AATTATGAACAAGAGAAATATACTCTTCAGAGAGAAGTTGAGCTTAAGAGTCGAATGTTAGAAAGTTTGAGCTCTGAATGTGAAGCTGttaaacaacaacagaaaacacatCTGGAGCAATTAAAAGAACAACTAAGCAGAAGCCACGGACAGGAAGTGAATGAACTAAAAACTAAG ttaGAAAAACTAAAAGCAGAATTAGACGAAGCTAGGCTTAGTGAAAAGCAGCTGAAGCACAAAGTAGATCATCAGAAGGAACTCCTTTCATGTAAATCAGAGGAAATGAGAATAATGTCTGAGCGTGTACACGAAAGTATGTCTTCAGAGATGCTGGCTCTTCAAATTGAGCTGACTGAAATGGAAAGTATGAAG ACTACCCTCAAAGAAGAAGTGAATGAATTACAGTATAGACAAGAACAACTAGAACTTCTTAGTACTAATTTAATGCGCCAGGTAGACcgtcttaaagaagaaaaagaggagcgAGAGAAAGAAGCAGTTTCTTACTATAATGCCTTAGAG aaagCTCGTGTAGCAAATCAAGATCTTCAGGTGCAATTAGACCAGGCCCTCCAGCAAGCCTTGGACCCCAGTAGTAAAGGCAACTCTTTGTTTGCAGAG GTGGAAGATCGAAGGGCAGCAATGGAACGTCAGTTCATCAGTATGAAAGTCAAGTATCAGTCACTAAAGAAGCAAAATGCATTTAATAGAGAACAGATGCAGAGAATGAAG ttacaAATTGCGACATTGCTACAAATGAAAGGATCTCAAACTGAGTTTGAGCAACAGGAGCGGCTGCTTGCCATGCTGGAGCAGAAGAACGGTGAAATTAAACACCTCTTAGGTGAAATCAGAAACCTGGAGAAATTTAAG AGTTTATATGAAAGTACGGAATCTAGGCAGTCCGTCAACTCTGACACTCCAGAAGATAACACTTACTATACAGATTTACTTCAGATAAAGCTTGACAACTTAAA caaagaaaatgaaagcactaaagGTGAATTGTCCATACAGCGAATGAAAGCATTATTTGAGAGCCAACGGGCTTTGGATATTGAAAGAAAACTTTTTGCAAATGAAAGATGCCTCCAGCTCTCCCAAAGTGAAAATATGAAACTGAGAGCTAAATTAGATGAGTTAAAACTGAAGTATGAACCTGAAG AGAAAATTGAAGTGCCTGTGGCCAAAAAGAGGCGTGAGGTCCTGCCTGTGGATATAACCACCCCTCACAGTGTATGTGCCAAAAGTGCAGTAGAAGAAGAAGTTTGTATATTACCACCTCAGAAAGAGGAGGCACAGAGCTGTCCCAGCAATTCAGAAAATAACAACTTGCAGATAGAAAAGACAGTTTCTGTAAATACACCAGAAGTCATTCTGTCTCCTCATAAGAGTCTGCCCATGGATACTCagccaaggaaggaaaagaagtgtGTAAAACTTATAGGAGTTTCAGCAGACTCTGAAGTCTTAAGTGAAAGAAGTGGAAACACCCCGGATTCTCCCAGGTCAGTGTCCTATTTTCCTCAGGGCAACCAGCAGACCTCTCCATCTCTTCTCTATCGCTGCATGAACTGTGCtatctgtttctttatctattttcttaGTATTGCATGTAGTATAATTCCCCAATTTCATCTGCCTACcttcaacttttttaaaactttaagaaaaactaaaatgattACAAAGGGAAAGGACTCCTGA